Below is a genomic region from Paraburkholderia sp. BL10I2N1.
TTGGCGTGCCGCCGCGAGCACCGCGTCGATCATGCCGGCCGGGCCGCACACATAGATCGGCTGGTTGACATGGGCGCCGTCGAGCAGTGCGTCGATCGACAGGCGCGTGGCGCTGTTGTCGTCGGCGTGCAGCACGAGGCGCTCGCCCGCGAACGCGCGCAGCGCTTCGACGAACGGCAGCGCGTCGCGCGTGCGGCCCGAGAAGTGCAGCGTGTAATCGCGTTTGAGTGCGCTCAGTTCCGCTGCCATGGCCGCTATCGGCGTGATGCCGATACCACCCGCAATCAGGATCACCGAAGGCGGCGCGGCGAGCGGGAAGTGGTTGACCGGTGCTCGCACGGTGAGCGTGGCGCCGGCCTGCAGCGTGTGCATGAAGCGCGAACCGCCGCGGCCTTCGTCCTCGCGCCGGATGCCGAGACGGTAGGCGCGCACGCCGGCACGCGTATTGATCTGCGGATCGGTATTGATCAGCGAATACGAGCGCCATTGCGCCATACCGCCGTCGGCAGCCGGGATCTCAACCCGGATATGCGCGCCGGGCTCATAACCCGGCAGCAGCGCGCCGTCCTCGGCTTCGAGCGT
It encodes:
- a CDS encoding PDR/VanB family oxidoreductase produces the protein MLAPTLKLRVASVDAPTSLIKSFTLEAEDGALLPGYEPGAHIRVEIPAADGGMAQWRSYSLINTDPQINTRAGVRAYRLGIRREDEGRGGSRFMHTLQAGATLTVRAPVNHFPLAAPPSVILIAGGIGITPIAAMAAELSALKRDYTLHFSGRTRDALPFVEALRAFAGERLVLHADDNSATRLSIDALLDGAHVNQPIYVCGPAGMIDAVLAAARQRGWHGCDLHYELFSEAAPQEGDTTFEIELKSSGKVLTVPADTSVLDTLLDNGVDVMYDCRAGYCGLCSTQVCGGEIDHRDTYLSDVDRAAGKVMQVCISRSKSERLVLNL